The proteins below come from a single Dermacentor albipictus isolate Rhodes 1998 colony chromosome 7, USDA_Dalb.pri_finalv2, whole genome shotgun sequence genomic window:
- the LOC135903511 gene encoding cystatin-2-like produces MASWTIAACRIVALFVVFQCCAADPVLVGGWTRQSVGGNALFEELAHFAVSRQVGDREFFDTVLELVDVQTQVVAGTNYRIKFKTAESTCRVTDTYSKELCLPKSRETVKDTCSAVIYDVPWLKERSVSSFTCEGNAAST; encoded by the exons ATGGCTTCTTGGACCATCGCCGCGTGTAGGATCGTCGCCTTGTTTGTTGTCTTCCAATGCTGCGCAGCTGATCCTGTGCTGGTTGGCGGTTGGACGAGGCAAAGCGTTGGTGGCAACGCACTCTTCGAGGAACTGGCGCACTTCGCCGTATCACGACAGGTTGGCGACCGGGAGTTCTTCGACACCGTGCTCGAACTGGTTGATGTTCAGACTCAG GTCGTAGCTGGTACAAACTACCGAATAAAGTTCAAGACCGCAGAATCAACATGCAGGGTAACGGACACTTACAGCAAAGAACTTTGCCTTCCTAAGTCCAGAGAG ACGGTCAAGGATACCTGCAGCGCTGTCATCTACGACGTGCCGTGGCTGAAGGAACGATCGGTTTCCTCTTTCACCTGTGAAGGAAATGCTGCGTCCACGTAA